The Apus apus isolate bApuApu2 chromosome 20, bApuApu2.pri.cur, whole genome shotgun sequence genome includes a region encoding these proteins:
- the CLCN6 gene encoding H(+)/Cl(-) exchange transporter 6 isoform X1 has protein sequence MAGCGAGGCGCCCCCPRGCGERESRTPEELTILGETHEEEDEILPRKDYESLDYDRCINDPYLEVLESMDNKKAQRYEAVKWVMVFAIGVCTGLVGLFVDFFVRLLTQLKFQVVQSSVEECTEKGCLALSLLELLGFNLTFVFLASLLVLIQPVAAGSGIPEIKCYLNGVKVPGVVRLRTVVCKAMGVLFSVAGGLFVGKEGPMIHSGAVVGAGLPQFQSISLRKIQFNFPYFRSDRDKRDFVSAGAAAGVAAAFGAPIGGTLFSLEEGSSFWNQGLTWKVLFCSMAATFTLNFFRSGIQFGSWGSFQLPGLLNFGEFKCSESDKKCHLWTAVDLGFFILMGIVGGLLGATFNCLNKRLAKYRMRNVHPKPKLVRVLESLLVSLTTTLVVFVASMVLGECRQMSSTSRSGNDTLSLQGMSEDVNSSIKTFFCPNETYNDMATLFFNPQESAILQLFHQDGTFSPVTLSLFFLLYFLLSCWTYGISVPSGLFVPSLLCGAAFGRLVANLLKSYIGLDHIYSGTFALIGAAAFLGGVVRMTISLTVILIESTNEITYGLPIMITLMVAKWTGDFFNKGIYDIHVNLRGVPLLEWETEVEMDKLRASDIMEPNLTYVYPHTRIQSLVSILRTTVHHAFPVVTENRGNEREFMKGNQLISNNIKFKKSSILTRAGEQRKRSQSMKSYPSSELRNMCDEHIATEEPPEKEDLLQQMLERRYTPYPNLYPDQSPSEEWTMEERFRPLTFHGLILRSQLVTLLVRGVCYSESQSSASQPRLSHAEMSEDYPRYPDIHDLDLTLLNPRMIVDVTPYMNPSPFAVSPNTHVSQVFNLFRTMGLRHLPVVNAVGEIVGIITRHNLTHEFLQARLRQHYQTI, from the exons ATGGCGGGttgcggggccgggggctgcggctgctgctgctgctgcccgcgCGGCTGCGGCGAGCGGGAGAGCCGCACCCCCGAGGAGCTG ACAATCCTAGGAGAAACTCATGAAGAGGAGGATGAGATCCTTCCACGCAAAGACTATGAG AGCTTGGATTATGATCGCTGTATCAATGACCCATACTTGGAAGTTTTGGAGAGCATGGACAACAAG AAAGCCCAGAGGTACGAAGCAGTGAAGTGGGTGATGGTTTTTGCTATTGGAGTCTGCACAGGATTG GTGGGTCTCTTTGTGGATTTCTTTGTACGGCTCCTCACCCAGCTCAAGTTCCAGGTGGTACAAAGCT CGGTGGAAGAGTGCACTGAGAAGGGCTGTCTTGCCTTGTccttgctggagctgctggggttcAACCTGACCTTCGTTTTTCTTGCCAGTCTTCTGGTCCTGATCCAA ccTGTAGCAGCTGGGTCAGGAATTCCTGAAATTAAGTGCTACCTCAACGGGGTGAAGGTTCCAGGAGTCGTGCGTCTCCGGACGGTGGTGTGCAAAGCCATGGGAGTGCTCTTCAGTGTGGCAGGGG GTCTTTTTGTTGGGAAGGAAGGTCCAATGATTCACAGTGGTGCTGTTGTGGGTGCAGGTTTGCCACAG TTCCAGAGCATCTCTTTGAGGAAGATCCAATTTAACTTTCCCTATTTCCGCAGTGACAG GGATAAAAGGGATTTTGtatctgctggagctgctgcaggggttgctgctgcctttggggCTCCAATTGGAGGCACTCTTTTCAGCTTGGAAGAAGGTTCCTCCTTCTGGAACCAGGGACTTACGTGGAAAGTG CTCTTCTGTTCCATGGCAGCCACCTTCACCCTGAATTTTTTCCGCTCTGGGATCCAGTTTGGAAGTTGGGGGTctttccagctccctgggctgctgAACTTTGGGGAGTTTAAG TGCTCCGAGTCTGATAAGAAATGCCACCTCTGGACAGCAGTGGATTTGGGCTTCTTCATTCTGATGGGGATTGTAGGAGGCCTTCTTGGAGCCACCTTCAACTGCCTGAACAAGAGGCTTGCAAAGTACAGGATGCGGAACGTGCACCCCAAGCCAAAGCTGGTCAG AGTGTTGGAGAGCCTGCTGGTGTCATTGACTACCACCCTTGTGGTCTTTGTAGCTTCCATGGTTCTGGGGGAATGCCGGCAGATGTCTTCCACCAGTCGTAGTGGCAATGACACGCTGAGCCTGCAG GGTATGTCAGAGGATGTGAATTCAAGCATCAAAACTTTTTTCTGCCCGAATGAAACCTACAATGACatggccacactcttcttcaaCCCTCAGGAATCAGCTATTTTGCAGCTCTTCCACCAAGATG GTACTTTCAGCCCAGTCACACTGTCCTTGTTCTTCCTTCTCTATTTCTTACTCTCCTGCTGGACATATGGGATCTCTGTGCCCAGTGGTCTTTTTGTGCCATCACTGCTTTGTGGGGCTGCCTTCGGACGCCTGGTTGCCAACCTCCTCAAAAG CTACATCGGCCTGGATCACATCTACTCAGGAACCTTTGCACTGATTGGGGCAGCAGCATTCCTGGGAGGAGTGGTGCGCATGACAATTAGCCTGACTGTCATCCTGATTGAATCGACCAACGAGATCACCTATGGACTCCCAATAATGATTACCCTCATG GTAGCCAAGTGGACAGGAGACTTTTTCAACAAAGGCATCTATGACATCCATGTGAACTTGCGGGGAGTGCCTCTCCTGGAGTGGGAAACAGAGGTGGAAATGGATAA gcTTCGAGCCAGTGACATCATGGAGCCCAACCTGACGTACGTTTACCCGCACACCAGGATCCAGTCCCTCGTTAGCATCCTGCGCACTACTGTCCATCATGCCTTCCCTGTGGTGACTGAGAACAGGGGCAATGAGAGGGAGTTCATGAAGGGAAATCAACTCATAAGTAACAACATCAAGTTCAAG AAATCCAGCATCCTCACACGAGCTGGAGAGCAGCGCAAGCGCAGCCAGTCCATGAAGTCCTACCCTTCGAGTGAATTGCGCAACATGTGTGATGAGCACATAGCGACAGAGGAGCCACCAGAAAAGGAGGATCTGCTGCAACAGATGCTGGAGAGAAG ATACACTCCCTACCCCAACCTGTACCCTGACCAGTCTCCCAGTGAAGAGTGGACCATGGAGGAACGCTTCAGACCTTTGACTTTCCATGGCTTGATCTTGCGCTCACAGCTCGTTACCCTCCTTGTCAGGGGTGTTTGTTACTCCGAGAGCCAGTCG AGTGCGAGTCAGCCTCGCCTGTCCCACGCAGAGATGTCGGAGGATTATCCCCGCTACCCAGATATCCATGACCTGGACCTCACATTGCTGAACCCTCGCATGATAGTG gaTGTCACCCCGTACATGAACCCATCACCCTTTGCTGTCTCTCCGAACACTCATGTGTCACAAGTCTTCAACCTGTTTAGGACAATGGGACTCAGACATTTGCCAGTTGTGAACGCAGTTGGAGAG ATTGTTGGGATAATCACTCGGCACAACCTGACCCATGAATTTCTGCAGGCAAGACTGAGACAGCACTATCAGACCATTTGA
- the CLCN6 gene encoding H(+)/Cl(-) exchange transporter 6 isoform X2, with protein MDNKKAQRYEAVKWVMVFAIGVCTGLVGLFVDFFVRLLTQLKFQVVQSSVEECTEKGCLALSLLELLGFNLTFVFLASLLVLIQPVAAGSGIPEIKCYLNGVKVPGVVRLRTVVCKAMGVLFSVAGGLFVGKEGPMIHSGAVVGAGLPQFQSISLRKIQFNFPYFRSDRDKRDFVSAGAAAGVAAAFGAPIGGTLFSLEEGSSFWNQGLTWKVLFCSMAATFTLNFFRSGIQFGSWGSFQLPGLLNFGEFKCSESDKKCHLWTAVDLGFFILMGIVGGLLGATFNCLNKRLAKYRMRNVHPKPKLVRVLESLLVSLTTTLVVFVASMVLGECRQMSSTSRSGNDTLSLQGMSEDVNSSIKTFFCPNETYNDMATLFFNPQESAILQLFHQDGTFSPVTLSLFFLLYFLLSCWTYGISVPSGLFVPSLLCGAAFGRLVANLLKSYIGLDHIYSGTFALIGAAAFLGGVVRMTISLTVILIESTNEITYGLPIMITLMVAKWTGDFFNKGIYDIHVNLRGVPLLEWETEVEMDKLRASDIMEPNLTYVYPHTRIQSLVSILRTTVHHAFPVVTENRGNEREFMKGNQLISNNIKFKKSSILTRAGEQRKRSQSMKSYPSSELRNMCDEHIATEEPPEKEDLLQQMLERRYTPYPNLYPDQSPSEEWTMEERFRPLTFHGLILRSQLVTLLVRGVCYSESQSSASQPRLSHAEMSEDYPRYPDIHDLDLTLLNPRMIVDVTPYMNPSPFAVSPNTHVSQVFNLFRTMGLRHLPVVNAVGEIVGIITRHNLTHEFLQARLRQHYQTI; from the exons ATGGACAACAAG AAAGCCCAGAGGTACGAAGCAGTGAAGTGGGTGATGGTTTTTGCTATTGGAGTCTGCACAGGATTG GTGGGTCTCTTTGTGGATTTCTTTGTACGGCTCCTCACCCAGCTCAAGTTCCAGGTGGTACAAAGCT CGGTGGAAGAGTGCACTGAGAAGGGCTGTCTTGCCTTGTccttgctggagctgctggggttcAACCTGACCTTCGTTTTTCTTGCCAGTCTTCTGGTCCTGATCCAA ccTGTAGCAGCTGGGTCAGGAATTCCTGAAATTAAGTGCTACCTCAACGGGGTGAAGGTTCCAGGAGTCGTGCGTCTCCGGACGGTGGTGTGCAAAGCCATGGGAGTGCTCTTCAGTGTGGCAGGGG GTCTTTTTGTTGGGAAGGAAGGTCCAATGATTCACAGTGGTGCTGTTGTGGGTGCAGGTTTGCCACAG TTCCAGAGCATCTCTTTGAGGAAGATCCAATTTAACTTTCCCTATTTCCGCAGTGACAG GGATAAAAGGGATTTTGtatctgctggagctgctgcaggggttgctgctgcctttggggCTCCAATTGGAGGCACTCTTTTCAGCTTGGAAGAAGGTTCCTCCTTCTGGAACCAGGGACTTACGTGGAAAGTG CTCTTCTGTTCCATGGCAGCCACCTTCACCCTGAATTTTTTCCGCTCTGGGATCCAGTTTGGAAGTTGGGGGTctttccagctccctgggctgctgAACTTTGGGGAGTTTAAG TGCTCCGAGTCTGATAAGAAATGCCACCTCTGGACAGCAGTGGATTTGGGCTTCTTCATTCTGATGGGGATTGTAGGAGGCCTTCTTGGAGCCACCTTCAACTGCCTGAACAAGAGGCTTGCAAAGTACAGGATGCGGAACGTGCACCCCAAGCCAAAGCTGGTCAG AGTGTTGGAGAGCCTGCTGGTGTCATTGACTACCACCCTTGTGGTCTTTGTAGCTTCCATGGTTCTGGGGGAATGCCGGCAGATGTCTTCCACCAGTCGTAGTGGCAATGACACGCTGAGCCTGCAG GGTATGTCAGAGGATGTGAATTCAAGCATCAAAACTTTTTTCTGCCCGAATGAAACCTACAATGACatggccacactcttcttcaaCCCTCAGGAATCAGCTATTTTGCAGCTCTTCCACCAAGATG GTACTTTCAGCCCAGTCACACTGTCCTTGTTCTTCCTTCTCTATTTCTTACTCTCCTGCTGGACATATGGGATCTCTGTGCCCAGTGGTCTTTTTGTGCCATCACTGCTTTGTGGGGCTGCCTTCGGACGCCTGGTTGCCAACCTCCTCAAAAG CTACATCGGCCTGGATCACATCTACTCAGGAACCTTTGCACTGATTGGGGCAGCAGCATTCCTGGGAGGAGTGGTGCGCATGACAATTAGCCTGACTGTCATCCTGATTGAATCGACCAACGAGATCACCTATGGACTCCCAATAATGATTACCCTCATG GTAGCCAAGTGGACAGGAGACTTTTTCAACAAAGGCATCTATGACATCCATGTGAACTTGCGGGGAGTGCCTCTCCTGGAGTGGGAAACAGAGGTGGAAATGGATAA gcTTCGAGCCAGTGACATCATGGAGCCCAACCTGACGTACGTTTACCCGCACACCAGGATCCAGTCCCTCGTTAGCATCCTGCGCACTACTGTCCATCATGCCTTCCCTGTGGTGACTGAGAACAGGGGCAATGAGAGGGAGTTCATGAAGGGAAATCAACTCATAAGTAACAACATCAAGTTCAAG AAATCCAGCATCCTCACACGAGCTGGAGAGCAGCGCAAGCGCAGCCAGTCCATGAAGTCCTACCCTTCGAGTGAATTGCGCAACATGTGTGATGAGCACATAGCGACAGAGGAGCCACCAGAAAAGGAGGATCTGCTGCAACAGATGCTGGAGAGAAG ATACACTCCCTACCCCAACCTGTACCCTGACCAGTCTCCCAGTGAAGAGTGGACCATGGAGGAACGCTTCAGACCTTTGACTTTCCATGGCTTGATCTTGCGCTCACAGCTCGTTACCCTCCTTGTCAGGGGTGTTTGTTACTCCGAGAGCCAGTCG AGTGCGAGTCAGCCTCGCCTGTCCCACGCAGAGATGTCGGAGGATTATCCCCGCTACCCAGATATCCATGACCTGGACCTCACATTGCTGAACCCTCGCATGATAGTG gaTGTCACCCCGTACATGAACCCATCACCCTTTGCTGTCTCTCCGAACACTCATGTGTCACAAGTCTTCAACCTGTTTAGGACAATGGGACTCAGACATTTGCCAGTTGTGAACGCAGTTGGAGAG ATTGTTGGGATAATCACTCGGCACAACCTGACCCATGAATTTCTGCAGGCAAGACTGAGACAGCACTATCAGACCATTTGA